In Terriglobia bacterium, the following are encoded in one genomic region:
- the sufC gene encoding Fe-S cluster assembly ATPase SufC, with product MLEIRRLHASVGGNEILRGIDLRVASGEVHAIMGPNGSGKSTLAGVLAGRAAYEVTAGSVSYRGRDLFGMAAEERAREGLFLAFQYPVEIPGVSNVYFLKAALNAIRKHRGLEELDAMDFLALVRDRTKLVEMDEALLSRPVNAGFSGGEKKRNEIFQMAVLEPSLAILDETDSGLDIDALRVVANGVNALRSPDRSIIVVTHYQRLLNYIVPDFVHVLADGRIVRSGGRELALELEEKGYGWITEPAGRPGGALG from the coding sequence ATGCTCGAGATCCGCCGCTTGCATGCCAGCGTCGGCGGCAACGAGATCCTGCGGGGGATCGACCTCCGCGTCGCGTCCGGGGAGGTCCACGCGATCATGGGCCCGAACGGGTCCGGAAAGAGCACTCTCGCGGGCGTCCTCGCTGGGCGAGCCGCATACGAGGTCACCGCGGGGTCGGTTTCCTATCGGGGCCGGGACCTTTTCGGTATGGCCGCGGAAGAGCGCGCGCGGGAAGGTCTTTTCCTGGCGTTCCAGTATCCGGTGGAGATCCCGGGAGTGAGCAACGTCTACTTCCTCAAGGCCGCTCTGAACGCGATCCGCAAGCACCGCGGACTCGAGGAATTGGACGCGATGGACTTCCTGGCCCTCGTTCGCGACCGGACGAAGCTCGTGGAGATGGACGAGGCGCTCCTCAGCCGGCCGGTGAACGCTGGCTTCTCGGGGGGCGAGAAGAAGAGAAACGAGATCTTCCAGATGGCGGTCCTGGAGCCCAGTCTCGCGATCCTCGACGAGACCGACTCGGGACTCGACATCGACGCGCTCCGGGTCGTGGCGAACGGGGTCAACGCGCTCAGGAGCCCGGACAGGTCGATCATCGTCGTCACCCATTACCAGCGCCTGCTGAACTACATCGTTCCCGACTTCGTCCACGTGCTCGCCGACGGGCGAATCGTCCGCTCGGGCGGCCGCGAACTGGCCCTCGAGCTCGAGGAGAAGGGGTACGGATGGATCACCGAGCCGGCGGGCCGACCGGGCGGAGCCCTCGGATGA
- the sufD gene encoding Fe-S cluster assembly protein SufD, whose product MTPAAAEIDAYVSAFAVAGVDRSTPEPAWLHALRRKSMTRFEALGLPTGREESWRQTPVAPVVATPFRPARPGAAFAADRLPGGPSLPFRSTTRLVFVDGGFESALSAVPPPDSGFFAGSLASALREIPSAMEPLLGRIGNAETRPFVALNAAFFADAAVVRIPAGLSLDEPVHVVHVAARRGEAEMTCLRTLVVAEPGSRATVVESFLSADGRPGLTNAVAEVEIAEGASIDHVRFQSEGATDLHLGTLDARLGRDGRFASHAISIGARWARVEIGVTLAGTGAECFLNGMYVADGARHVDHRTSVDHAVPHGASHQLYKGLLGGASRAVFHGRILVREDAQKTDAFQSNKNLLLSGDALVFTRPQLEIHANDVKCTHGATIGRLDPEALFYLRSRGVGVEEARGVLIRAFTGEVLQRIPAAEVREGIEVEVASRVPVESDWGGIA is encoded by the coding sequence ATGACCCCGGCGGCGGCCGAGATCGACGCCTACGTGTCGGCGTTCGCCGTGGCGGGGGTCGATCGTTCGACGCCGGAGCCCGCGTGGCTGCACGCCCTGCGCCGGAAGTCCATGACCCGCTTCGAGGCCCTGGGTCTTCCGACGGGGCGCGAGGAGTCCTGGCGGCAGACGCCGGTCGCTCCGGTCGTCGCGACCCCGTTCCGGCCGGCGAGGCCGGGCGCCGCTTTCGCGGCCGACCGATTGCCGGGCGGTCCCTCTCTCCCGTTCCGCTCGACGACGCGGCTCGTTTTCGTGGATGGGGGGTTCGAGTCCGCCCTGTCGGCGGTTCCTCCGCCTGACTCGGGATTCTTCGCCGGCTCCCTCGCTTCGGCCCTCCGCGAGATCCCGTCCGCGATGGAGCCCCTCCTCGGCCGGATCGGCAACGCCGAGACGAGGCCATTCGTGGCGCTGAACGCCGCGTTCTTCGCGGACGCGGCGGTGGTGCGGATTCCCGCGGGGCTCTCGCTCGACGAGCCGGTCCACGTGGTCCACGTCGCGGCCCGGCGGGGAGAGGCGGAGATGACCTGCCTGCGCACGCTCGTCGTGGCGGAGCCCGGGAGCCGTGCGACGGTCGTCGAGTCGTTCCTTTCCGCCGACGGCCGCCCGGGCCTGACGAACGCGGTCGCGGAGGTCGAGATCGCGGAAGGCGCCTCGATCGATCACGTGCGATTCCAGTCCGAAGGCGCCACGGACCTCCACCTCGGAACGCTCGACGCCCGACTCGGCCGCGATGGACGATTCGCCTCCCACGCGATTTCGATCGGGGCGCGATGGGCGCGCGTCGAGATCGGCGTGACGCTGGCCGGCACGGGGGCGGAGTGTTTTCTGAACGGGATGTACGTCGCCGACGGGGCCCGGCACGTGGACCACAGGACTTCGGTGGACCATGCCGTCCCGCACGGCGCGAGCCACCAACTCTACAAAGGGCTCCTGGGGGGCGCGTCGCGCGCGGTGTTCCACGGGAGGATCCTCGTACGTGAAGACGCCCAGAAGACCGACGCCTTCCAGTCCAACAAGAACCTGCTGTTGTCCGGAGATGCGCTGGTCTTTACCCGTCCCCAGCTCGAGATCCACGCGAACGACGTCAAGTGCACCCATGGCGCCACGATCGGTCGGCTGGACCCCGAGGCGCTCTTCTACCTGCGGTCCCGTGGAGTCGGCGTCGAGGAGGCCCGCGGCGTGCTGATCCGGGCATTCACCGGCGAGGTGCTGCAGCGGATTCCGGCTGCGGAGGTCAGGGAGGGAATCGAGGTCGAGGTCGCGTCGCGGGTGCCCGTCGAGTCGGACTGGGGGGGGATCGCATGA
- a CDS encoding cysteine desulfurase, producing the protein MRAARKVSEESAAGVALDVQRIREDFPILKRRIHGKPLVYLDSAASTQKPLPVIEAMTQFYAAGYSNIHRGVYLLSEEATEAYESARARVSAYVGARESREIVFVRGTTEAINLVAQTWGRVRVGAGDEILVSGMEHHSNIVPWQILCQEKGARLVVIPIDDRGDLVFEEFERLLSPRTRIVAVAHVSNALGTVNPIRRIVEVAHGRGVPVLVDGAQAVAHQPVDVEELGCDFYAFSGHKLYGPTGVGVLYGRAEFLEAMPPYQGGGDMIRSVTFEKTTYNDIPHKFEAGTPDIGGAVVLGAAIDYVSGIGLEAIAAHEADLLDRATRLMESVPRVRIIGTARKKAGVLSFVVEGIHPHDVGTVLDNDGIAIRAGHLCAQPVMERFGVPATARASFGMYNTREEIEIFAEGIRRVIEVFG; encoded by the coding sequence ATGAGAGCCGCGAGAAAGGTCTCAGAGGAGTCCGCCGCGGGGGTCGCGCTTGACGTGCAGAGGATCCGCGAGGACTTTCCGATCCTGAAGCGCAGGATCCATGGGAAGCCCCTCGTCTACCTCGATAGCGCGGCGAGCACCCAGAAGCCCCTCCCGGTGATCGAGGCGATGACTCAGTTCTACGCTGCGGGGTACTCGAACATCCATCGTGGGGTCTACCTGCTGAGCGAGGAGGCCACGGAGGCTTACGAGTCGGCTCGGGCGAGGGTTTCCGCTTACGTGGGCGCTCGCGAGAGTAGGGAAATCGTGTTCGTCCGCGGCACCACCGAGGCAATCAACCTCGTGGCGCAGACCTGGGGGAGGGTCCGCGTCGGCGCCGGCGATGAAATCCTGGTCTCCGGGATGGAGCACCATTCCAACATCGTCCCCTGGCAGATCCTCTGCCAGGAGAAGGGCGCCCGGCTCGTCGTGATCCCGATCGACGACCGAGGCGATCTCGTCTTCGAGGAATTCGAGCGTCTTCTGTCTCCTCGTACCCGAATCGTGGCGGTCGCCCACGTGTCGAACGCGCTAGGCACCGTCAACCCGATACGCCGGATCGTCGAGGTGGCCCACGGCCGCGGAGTGCCCGTCCTGGTGGACGGCGCGCAGGCCGTCGCCCATCAGCCGGTGGACGTCGAGGAGCTGGGGTGCGATTTCTACGCGTTCTCCGGCCACAAGCTCTACGGTCCGACCGGGGTCGGCGTGCTCTACGGGCGAGCCGAATTCCTGGAGGCGATGCCCCCCTACCAGGGGGGCGGGGACATGATCCGCAGCGTCACCTTCGAGAAGACGACGTACAACGACATCCCGCACAAGTTCGAGGCCGGGACCCCCGATATCGGTGGAGCGGTGGTGCTAGGGGCGGCCATCGATTACGTGAGCGGGATCGGACTCGAGGCGATCGCGGCGCACGAGGCCGACCTCCTCGACCGGGCCACCCGGCTCATGGAGTCGGTCCCGCGCGTGCGAATCATCGGCACCGCGCGGAAGAAGGCGGGGGTTCTCTCGTTCGTCGTCGAGGGGATTCACCCCCACGATGTCGGGACGGTCCTCGACAACGACGGGATCGCGATCCGGGCCGGCCACCTGTGCGCGCAGCCCGTGATGGAGCGGTTCGGGGTCCCGGCGACCGCACGCGCCTCTTTCGGCATGTACAATACCCGGGAGGAGATCGAGATTTTCGCGGAAGGGATCCGAAGGGTGATCGAGGTGTTCGGCTGA
- a CDS encoding SUF system NifU family Fe-S cluster assembly protein, producing the protein MPDLRDLYQEVILDHSKRPRNFRKPEGANRHADGYNPLCGDKVTIYLTVLDGRVHDAAFQGSGCAISTASASMMTERLKGRTVEEAEALFSRFHQLLTSGEDPANPAPELGKLAAFAGVREYPMRVKCATLAWHTLRSALDETGELAPE; encoded by the coding sequence ATGCCCGATCTTCGTGATCTTTATCAGGAAGTGATCCTCGACCACAGCAAGCGTCCCCGGAACTTCAGGAAGCCGGAGGGGGCTAACCGGCACGCGGACGGTTACAACCCGTTGTGCGGTGACAAGGTGACGATCTACCTGACGGTCCTCGACGGCCGCGTGCACGACGCGGCATTCCAGGGCTCCGGCTGTGCCATCTCCACCGCCTCTGCATCGATGATGACGGAGCGCCTCAAGGGACGGACCGTGGAGGAGGCCGAGGCGCTGTTCTCGCGGTTCCACCAGCTCCTCACGTCCGGCGAGGACCCGGCGAATCCCGCCCCGGAGCTCGGGAAGCTGGCGGCCTTCGCCGGCGTTCGGGAGTATCCGATGCGGGTGAAATGCGCCACCCTCGCCTGGCACACGCTCCGCAGCGCGCTCGACGAGACCGGCGAGTTGGCACCGGAGTAG
- a CDS encoding SUF system Fe-S cluster assembly protein, translating to MPDDVAAEPKDVERGVVAALKTVYDPEIPVDIWELGLIYSLEVSPGGHVDLKMTLTAPGCPVAGSLPGEVEARILEVPGVTSARVELVWEPMWSKEMMSEEAKLRLGFF from the coding sequence GTGCCCGACGATGTGGCCGCCGAGCCCAAGGACGTCGAGCGCGGCGTCGTCGCTGCCCTCAAGACGGTGTACGACCCCGAGATCCCGGTCGACATCTGGGAGTTGGGTTTGATCTACAGTCTCGAGGTCTCGCCCGGCGGACACGTGGACCTCAAGATGACCCTGACCGCGCCCGGATGTCCAGTCGCGGGGTCGCTCCCCGGAGAGGTCGAGGCCCGGATTCTAGAGGTTCCCGGCGTCACCTCTGCCAGGGTCGAGCTGGTCTGGGAGCCGATGTGGAGCAAGGAGATGATGTCGGAGGAGGCCAAGCTCCGCCTCGGATTCTTCTGA
- a CDS encoding glycine cleavage system protein H, with protein sequence MVALFVLLTIIALLTIDYFVQRSDLRKAGATVRPAGTESAQLAPAVARSPIRIDKVPAGVFVDPGHVWVQLEPTGTLRMGADSIPAALLGRPDRIDLEHEGTQLRRGDRIATLSRGTRSLTLRAPVDGIVTRVNAEAQASPARVQDDPFGQGWLLGLAPRDLAPALKRMFVAEEATVWAREQLQKLRDFMSAGSANSQLVGATLQDGGAPVEGLADHLDDTRWKQLVDEIFPARS encoded by the coding sequence ATGGTCGCCCTTTTCGTTCTGCTCACCATCATCGCCCTTCTGACGATCGACTACTTCGTGCAGCGCTCCGATCTGCGGAAGGCTGGCGCCACGGTCCGGCCGGCCGGGACCGAATCTGCCCAACTCGCGCCGGCCGTTGCCAGGTCGCCGATCCGGATCGACAAGGTCCCGGCGGGCGTGTTCGTCGATCCCGGCCACGTCTGGGTCCAGCTCGAGCCGACCGGCACGCTGCGCATGGGCGCGGACTCGATCCCGGCTGCCCTGCTCGGACGTCCCGACCGGATCGACCTCGAGCACGAGGGGACGCAGCTAAGGCGTGGCGACCGCATCGCCACGCTGAGCCGCGGCACCCGCTCGCTCACGCTGCGTGCGCCCGTGGACGGCATCGTGACCCGCGTGAACGCCGAGGCCCAGGCCAGCCCCGCCCGAGTCCAGGACGACCCGTTTGGGCAGGGATGGCTCCTGGGACTCGCGCCGCGCGACCTCGCCCCCGCCCTGAAGCGGATGTTCGTCGCGGAAGAGGCGACGGTGTGGGCACGCGAGCAGCTGCAGAAGCTGCGCGATTTCATGTCGGCAGGCTCGGCCAATTCGCAGCTCGTCGGCGCGACGCTCCAGGACGGCGGCGCCCCGGTCGAGGGCCTCGCGGACCATCTCGACGACACGCGCTGGAAGCAGCTCGTCGACGAAATCTTCCCGGCCCGATCCTAG
- a CDS encoding 4Fe-4S dicluster domain-containing protein, which translates to MKVGILTDLTKCVGCEACVWACKDINELPRADHAKALSGTTWTVIERHGGTNVRRHCMHCEEPACASVCPVAAFRKTPQGPVIYLPDRCMGCRYCMIGCPFGVPKYEWDKPLPLVRKCIMCFDRRVKDGKEPACTAACPTGATVFGERDALIREAQLRLQAEPGRYVDHIYGLTEAGGTSVMYISDVPFAKLGFRTSVRDDPYPKLTWNVLSKLPQVISVWGVTLFGIWWIVNRRDDVDERERRGHGGPGNNPK; encoded by the coding sequence ATGAAGGTGGGGATCCTGACGGACCTGACGAAGTGCGTGGGGTGCGAGGCCTGCGTCTGGGCGTGCAAGGACATTAACGAACTGCCCCGCGCCGACCACGCCAAGGCGCTGTCCGGCACGACGTGGACCGTGATCGAGCGCCACGGCGGCACCAACGTCCGACGCCACTGCATGCACTGCGAAGAGCCGGCGTGCGCCTCCGTCTGTCCGGTCGCGGCCTTCCGGAAGACCCCGCAGGGGCCCGTCATCTATCTCCCCGACCGCTGCATGGGGTGCCGTTACTGCATGATCGGATGCCCGTTCGGCGTCCCGAAGTACGAGTGGGACAAGCCTCTTCCCCTGGTCCGGAAGTGCATCATGTGCTTCGACCGCCGGGTGAAGGACGGGAAGGAACCCGCTTGCACCGCGGCCTGCCCCACCGGAGCAACGGTGTTCGGCGAGCGGGACGCCCTGATCCGCGAGGCGCAGCTTCGCCTCCAGGCGGAGCCCGGACGGTACGTCGACCACATCTACGGGCTGACCGAGGCAGGCGGCACCTCGGTCATGTACATCAGCGACGTGCCGTTCGCCAAGCTCGGGTTCAGGACGAGCGTGAGGGACGATCCGTATCCGAAGCTGACGTGGAACGTCCTGTCCAAGCTCCCCCAGGTCATCAGCGTGTGGGGCGTTACCCTGTTCGGCATCTGGTGGATCGTGAACCGTCGGGACGACGTGGACGAGCGGGAGCGCCGAGGACACGGCGGTCCGGGCAACAACCCCAAGTAG